The following proteins are co-located in the Candidatus Nitrotoga sp. AM1P genome:
- a CDS encoding AAA family ATPase produces the protein MCSLCRWDANNANQFDKPRQKIRVFNEDFVRDNLRFITNPDDNIESFAILGEDNNKIEQEIGALEKELGAQEQGEETGLYAQRAEIRKEYVKHKGEHKQTFDALEKQLSDKATDRNIGIKYKPERFGDQNYNVTKLKTEIEEVLKPSYQPSTGDQLSNYEKLIAEKILQPVSPFCPSKLQFGNLANEAEILITKKISESDKIEELAKDAVLNRWVSEGRSHHKGKKRACGFCGSAITTERWEKLEKHFDEESSKLEKDLDVFLNKIETEKNSTSLALSIFDRAGLLGLLQDLYAANKDNQTFLHARLSVWATMCSSRTKPPSTAGCGPICSRIRILRSPRQKSLSPITRKPSAKRKVWPN, from the coding sequence TTGTGTAGCCTTTGCCGATGGGACGCAAACAACGCAAACCAGTTTGACAAACCACGGCAAAAAATTCGGGTATTTAACGAAGATTTCGTCCGGGATAATCTGCGCTTCATCACCAACCCGGATGACAACATTGAATCGTTCGCCATCCTCGGAGAAGACAATAATAAGATTGAGCAAGAAATTGGAGCTTTAGAAAAGGAGTTAGGCGCTCAAGAACAAGGGGAAGAAACCGGTTTATATGCACAGCGAGCTGAAATAAGAAAGGAATACGTCAAACACAAAGGCGAACATAAACAGACCTTTGATGCGTTGGAAAAGCAACTTTCTGATAAAGCCACGGACCGAAATATAGGCATAAAGTACAAGCCAGAGCGCTTTGGTGACCAAAACTACAACGTTACAAAGCTGAAAACTGAAATTGAAGAGGTCTTAAAGCCAAGTTATCAACCCTCTACAGGCGATCAATTGAGTAATTACGAAAAATTGATCGCTGAAAAAATACTGCAACCGGTTTCGCCATTTTGTCCCTCCAAACTGCAATTCGGTAATCTGGCAAATGAAGCAGAGATTCTTATCACCAAGAAAATTAGTGAGTCTGACAAAATCGAGGAATTGGCGAAAGACGCGGTCCTGAATCGCTGGGTTAGTGAGGGTCGATCTCATCACAAAGGAAAAAAGAGAGCGTGTGGTTTCTGTGGAAGCGCAATTACTACTGAACGCTGGGAGAAGCTGGAAAAGCATTTTGACGAAGAATCCAGCAAATTGGAAAAAGACCTTGATGTTTTCCTCAACAAAATCGAGACCGAAAAAAACTCTACATCGTTAGCGCTGTCAATTTTCGACCGCGCTGGACTGCTCGGGCTGTTGCAAGACCTGTACGCAGCCAACAAGGATAACCAAACCTTCCTGCACGCGCGTCTCAGTGTCTGGGCGACGATGTGCTCAAGCCGTACAAAACCACCATCGACCGCTGGCTGTGGCCCGATTTGTTCAAGAATCAGGATACTTCGGTCGCCAAGGCAAAAAAGCCTATCGCCGATTACAAGAAAGCCATCGGCCAAGCGGAAGGTCTGGCCGAACTGA
- a CDS encoding IS30 family transposase, which yields MEKSGKHYKQLNAEERATIMLMKRAGSGLREIGRYLKRSPSTISNEIARDLGCESGYVASLAGEQAHRLRIKPRRPLKLVERNPLFEVVKEHLKKKWSPEQIAGTLKSMHPAQPSQRVSHETIYHTLYAMPRGELRRELIASLRWSRDKRRSKTRAPDGRGHIAEMQSIHMRPPEVADRLIPGHWEADMIKGAMNRSSVGTLVERTTLMVVLAKMTDGTAQSALDGFSEALSAIPPELRKTFTYDQGREMSKHVQLTERTGMAVYFCDPHSPWQRGLNENTNGLLRQYLPKGADLSVYTQEQLDEIAWSLNTRPRKSLGFRTPVAVYNELLLNMELAKSATKH from the coding sequence ATGGAGAAATCAGGAAAACATTACAAGCAGTTGAATGCTGAAGAGCGCGCGACGATAATGCTAATGAAACGAGCAGGAAGTGGACTGAGGGAAATTGGGCGATACTTGAAACGCTCGCCAAGCACTATCTCAAACGAGATAGCACGGGATTTGGGGTGTGAGTCTGGCTACGTTGCCTCCTTGGCTGGCGAACAGGCGCACCGTCTGCGAATCAAGCCCCGTAGGCCATTGAAGCTCGTGGAAAGGAATCCGTTGTTTGAAGTAGTAAAGGAACATCTCAAGAAGAAATGGTCACCTGAGCAAATTGCAGGCACACTTAAAAGTATGCACCCAGCTCAGCCCTCACAACGTGTAAGCCACGAAACGATTTACCACACGCTTTACGCCATGCCGCGTGGTGAACTGCGCCGTGAATTGATTGCCAGCTTACGCTGGAGCCGAGACAAGCGCCGTTCCAAGACCCGTGCTCCAGATGGTCGTGGGCATATAGCAGAAATGCAGAGCATCCATATGCGTCCGCCGGAAGTGGCGGATCGTTTGATACCGGGGCACTGGGAAGCTGACATGATCAAAGGCGCGATGAACCGTTCCTCAGTCGGCACGCTGGTCGAACGCACCACATTAATGGTGGTGTTAGCCAAAATGACTGATGGCACGGCGCAATCGGCCCTGGACGGTTTCAGTGAAGCGCTCAGTGCAATTCCACCTGAGCTACGCAAGACCTTCACCTACGATCAAGGGCGCGAGATGAGCAAACACGTGCAGCTGACTGAACGAACGGGTATGGCGGTTTACTTCTGCGACCCGCACAGCCCGTGGCAACGCGGCTTGAACGAGAATACGAACGGACTGCTGCGCCAGTATTTGCCCAAGGGGGCAGACCTGTCGGTTTACACGCAAGAACAGTTGGATGAAATTGCTTGGAGTTTAAATACACGTCCGAGGAAATCGCTCGGATTTCGAACGCCAGTAGCGGTTTACAACGAGCTCCTGCTCAATATGGAACTCGCTAAATCCGCGACTAAACATTAA
- a CDS encoding restriction endonuclease subunit S encodes MKWYPFAEVVSDVTSKFRKIKASEYQPAGQFKIIDQGKDAIAGYTSDKTLINDEQLPIIIFGDHTRILKYEENPIALGADGAKALKVDPEIANTLYVYYYLKSIKLKEAGYSRHFKFLKETKVPIPTKDGRPSLDDQIRIAHLLGTVEGLIAQRKQRLQQLDDLLKSVFLGMFGPQSIGYLNWPLVEIKDLAAKHKGAMRTGPFGSHLLHSEFATKGDVAVLGIDNAVQNRFAWSERRYITHEKYRELESYRIFPGDVIITIMGTLGRSAVIPKDIPLTINTKHLAAITLNTAVANPLFVSYSIHSSPFILNQFRSKNRGAIMSGLNLGLIKETKLKRPPIEWQNKFAAIHEKIDSVKSRYKHSLTELEILYGALSQQAFMGELDLSRVVLPESM; translated from the coding sequence ATGAAGTGGTATCCGTTTGCAGAGGTTGTCAGTGATGTGACCTCGAAGTTCAGAAAAATTAAGGCATCCGAATACCAGCCAGCGGGTCAATTCAAAATTATTGATCAGGGAAAAGATGCGATTGCTGGTTATACAAGTGACAAAACACTAATAAATGATGAGCAACTACCAATCATTATTTTTGGTGATCATACTCGGATATTGAAGTATGAAGAAAACCCTATTGCGCTTGGTGCGGATGGCGCAAAAGCTCTAAAAGTTGATCCGGAAATTGCTAATACTCTGTATGTCTATTACTACCTGAAATCCATCAAACTAAAGGAAGCTGGGTATAGCCGACATTTCAAATTTCTAAAAGAAACAAAAGTCCCAATCCCAACGAAAGATGGCAGGCCAAGCCTCGACGACCAAATCCGCATTGCCCATCTGCTCGGCACAGTGGAAGGGCTGATCGCCCAGCGCAAACAGCGCCTGCAACAGCTCGACGACCTGCTCAAAAGTGTGTTTCTGGGAATGTTTGGTCCCCAGTCAATTGGATATCTCAATTGGCCTCTGGTTGAAATCAAAGATCTTGCAGCCAAGCATAAGGGTGCAATGCGCACAGGGCCCTTTGGTTCACACCTTTTGCACAGCGAATTTGCGACTAAAGGTGACGTGGCGGTACTAGGTATTGATAACGCTGTACAAAATCGCTTTGCCTGGAGTGAACGCCGGTATATCACACACGAAAAGTACCGGGAGCTTGAGAGTTACCGAATTTTTCCGGGTGACGTGATAATCACAATCATGGGCACCCTTGGCCGTTCGGCGGTCATTCCCAAGGATATTCCCCTGACTATCAATACTAAACATTTGGCCGCAATTACTTTGAATACAGCCGTCGCCAATCCTTTATTTGTTTCTTACTCAATCCACTCAAGCCCATTTATTCTCAATCAATTTCGAAGCAAGAATCGAGGAGCAATCATGAGTGGCTTGAATCTCGGCCTCATTAAAGAGACAAAACTTAAACGTCCTCCAATTGAATGGCAGAACAAGTTTGCTGCCATTCACGAAAAAATCGATAGCGTTAAGTCGCGCTACAAACACAGCCTCACCGAGCTGGAAATCCTCTACGGTGCATTGAGTCAGCAGGCATTCATGGGCGAGCTGGATTTGTCGCGTGTGGTGTTGCCGGAGTCTATGTAA
- a CDS encoding P-II family nitrogen regulator, translating into MKMVTAIIKPFKLDEVREALTAIGVLGITVTEVKGFGRQKGHTELYRGAEYVVDFLPKVKLEVAIKKDMLELVLEAIEKSAHTGNIGDGKIFVHNIEQSIRIRTGEFGAEAL; encoded by the coding sequence ATGAAAATGGTTACTGCAATCATTAAGCCGTTCAAACTCGACGAAGTGCGTGAGGCTCTGACTGCAATTGGTGTACTGGGTATCACTGTTACGGAAGTGAAAGGTTTTGGCCGGCAAAAAGGTCATACCGAGCTGTATCGAGGTGCGGAATACGTGGTCGATTTTTTGCCCAAGGTCAAGCTGGAAGTTGCTATAAAAAAGGACATGCTGGAGCTGGTGCTTGAAGCCATCGAAAAATCGGCACACACCGGCAATATTGGTGACGGCAAGATATTCGTTCACAACATTGAACAAAGCATTCGTATTCGCACCGGCGAATTCGGCGCAGAAGCCTTGTAA